A single window of Tolypothrix sp. NIES-4075 DNA harbors:
- a CDS encoding CHAT domain-containing protein — protein MNSDIPVKILFLAADPSDESRLRLFQELRDIKARLQIAKTDKYQLEQQESVRVGDITQAIFDIQPEIIHFSGHGKSTGELCFENEIGKVQPVKPDALAAMFKLFSLQVNCVVLNACYSEIQALAIAQHIPFVIGMNDAIGDKAAIAFAVGFYKALVANRSIEDAYQFGCVEIQLYSLPEHLIPNLYTKELYKPVIGREERSPFITGTPITDPRYFFGRNYELKRLFNLLKRHPLQNAAIIGKKRSGKTSLLHYLKNITTTSTENLRLNQKSDWLPHPENYKWIFVDFQDQRMANRERLLSYILESLGMKVPNPCNLDYFMDLMSENLHNPTVILLDEIGVGLQRCPELDDAFWECLRSLATNSTDGNLAFILATHSSPVELAHNTGHSSPFFNIFGYTATLGALTEAEARELIASSPIPFPDEDVEWILTQSGRFPLLVQILCMERLFSLEDGDNSDDWRDEGLRQMQPFAHLLKTPGD, from the coding sequence ATGAACAGTGATATCCCTGTAAAAATTCTGTTTTTAGCAGCCGATCCGAGCGATGAATCTCGGTTAAGATTATTTCAAGAGTTGCGAGATATCAAAGCAAGGCTGCAAATAGCCAAAACAGATAAGTATCAACTTGAACAGCAAGAGTCAGTCCGCGTCGGAGATATCACACAAGCGATATTTGATATTCAACCGGAAATTATACACTTTTCTGGACATGGAAAAAGTACAGGTGAACTGTGTTTTGAAAATGAAATAGGCAAAGTTCAGCCTGTTAAGCCTGATGCTTTAGCTGCAATGTTCAAGTTATTCTCATTGCAAGTTAATTGTGTGGTGTTGAATGCCTGTTATTCTGAAATACAGGCTCTTGCGATCGCCCAACACATCCCCTTTGTAATTGGGATGAATGACGCTATCGGTGATAAAGCAGCGATCGCCTTCGCAGTTGGTTTTTATAAAGCATTAGTCGCAAATCGTTCAATAGAAGACGCTTATCAGTTTGGTTGCGTAGAAATTCAACTATATAGTCTGCCAGAACATCTTATACCAAATCTGTATACAAAAGAACTTTATAAACCTGTAATAGGAAGAGAAGAGCGATCGCCTTTCATCACCGGAACCCCAATCACCGATCCTCGCTACTTTTTCGGACGTAATTACGAACTTAAACGCCTTTTCAACCTACTTAAACGCCATCCCCTACAAAACGCAGCCATTATCGGCAAAAAACGCAGCGGTAAAACCTCCCTGCTGCACTACCTGAAAAACATCACCACCACCTCAACAGAAAATTTACGCCTCAATCAAAAGTCTGATTGGCTACCGCATCCAGAAAATTACAAGTGGATATTCGTAGACTTTCAAGACCAACGCATGGCAAACAGAGAAAGACTACTAAGTTACATTTTAGAATCTTTAGGAATGAAAGTACCAAATCCTTGTAATCTTGATTACTTCATGGATTTAATGAGTGAAAATTTGCATAATCCCACAGTTATTTTATTAGATGAAATTGGCGTAGGATTGCAACGCTGTCCAGAACTTGATGATGCATTTTGGGAATGTTTGCGTTCTTTGGCAACTAACTCTACAGATGGTAATTTAGCGTTTATTTTAGCAACCCATTCTTCACCAGTTGAACTAGCACATAATACCGGACATAGCTCACCCTTCTTCAATATTTTCGGCTATACTGCCACATTGGGAGCGCTGACAGAAGCAGAAGCGCGGGAATTGATAGCGAGTTCTCCTATTCCTTTTCCTGATGAAGATGTAGAGTGGATTTTAACACAAAGTGGACGTTTTCCACTTTTGGTGCAAATTCTTTGTATGGAAAGATTATTTAGTCTAGAAGATGGGGATAATAGCGATGATTGGCGAGATGAAGGGTTGCGACAAATGCAGCCATTTGCTCATTTATTGAAAACACCGGGCGATTAA
- a CDS encoding DUF6888 family protein, with the protein MEPTVEQLKELFRLSYLLTKIFLPIYLVRIDERTDDLVILAGNEIEITVDKEGRVGYDQTEFQNNE; encoded by the coding sequence ATGGAGCCAACAGTCGAACAACTTAAAGAACTATTCCGGCTCTCGTACTTGTTAACCAAAATATTTCTACCCATATATTTAGTCAGAATAGATGAAAGAACAGATGATTTGGTGATTTTGGCAGGTAACGAGATAGAGATAACAGTTGACAAAGAAGGAAGAGTTGGTTATGACCAAACCGAATTTCAAAACAATGAGTAA
- a CDS encoding DUF6887 family protein, whose amino-acid sequence MSKGDLRAYVLQHPDDNEAFYELSDRIKANAKPLNVNELPEIIQRKRSSNPQ is encoded by the coding sequence ATGAGTAAAGGCGATTTGAGAGCTTACGTATTGCAGCATCCAGACGATAACGAAGCGTTTTATGAGTTATCAGACCGGATTAAAGCAAATGCCAAACCCCTTAACGTAAACGAGTTACCTGAGATTATTCAGCGCAAACGCTCATCAAACCCACAGTAA